TCCACTCCAGTGATTACTTCTTATGATCATAAATCAGAGCAGAGGTTTTTAGCTGGTTATCTCCTGGATGCATATTATGAAGCTAGGAGAGCGTTTCaagagatgtttctttttctttttttctttctcaatgCTGCTCTTGGTAAAGTATCCTGAAGACAACTGAAGAGATAGGCTACAAGGTGACTTACACAGAAAGACAGGCGTCTGTTATAACCACCTCCTTGGCTTTGCTGGTGATGCACCCAGATCCCAGCGTGTTTGGAGGGCTGGCCTTTGGTGTTACCTCCTACAACAGAGGCATGGATCTCAAGGTGAGAGCAAAGTATGACTGAACCAGACAATCCTTCTGttatttttgtgctgttgtGTCTTTGACCGAGGAAGGCAGCTCTGAGCATGCCACCTCTCTCTCCTGCAGATCAGTGTTCAAGAAAACCCATTCAAAAAGGCCATGGCCTCGGTGTTTTTGCCAAAATCACTGAAGAAATTCCTAGGGATCGAGCACGCTGACCCAGACAAGCATTCAAAGATCCAGTTTAAGTTTTTTGGCACTACTTCACTCTTTGTGGTAACTACGACTCCTAACGAATGCTAACACAGCAGTTATCAGTTCGGCTGTTCTTAGTgtgtacagaagaaaaatcccaaTAGTGTCATCGGTTCTGGGCACATTTAGCATCAGACTGATGGAGCACTAAGGAATGTGCAGGGAAAATGTACCCAGGCAGCAAAACCTTCTCTGTAGCAAGGATGCTCTGAGAGGTGCCTGTAGACCTTAgactttttgttcattttctgtagCAGACGTTCTAATACTTCTGTTCTGTAGGAAAAGAACGCACCCTAGTCTTCCTCTGATAGTAAGCTCTCACTTAAGGGACATGCATAGTACATGTCAAAtatcatgaaaataatttcaagattTATGTCTCCATTAAAACAATAGCAGCACTGATACGCAGCATTTAGGACTATTCTAGTACTTGCTATATTTTCTTTACTTGGGGGGTGGGTGAGCGTAATTTAAAAGAGACATTTCTTTTGGTGTGACGAAGCATACAGTGTGCTGAGCAATGCTTTTCACGCAGAAGAAGCATTCACAATTGTGTCTACTGTCTAATGAGCTTAATGATGTACAACTGGATGTTTTGATGTACTGAAACGATTATAGAGCTTTCTCAATCCAGCTGATGCATCTGAAACTGTTCTGCTTCAGCTGATGTGGAGACTGTCGCTGAATTTGCAGCTAACTAACATTTTCTAATGAAGTAGCAAGTAGCTAAATTACACGAGGCATCCCATGGTGTTCAGCTGATcgttttttcagagaaatacaattttaaaaaagggaagcagggaagagCTTGGAGtctttttgcatgtgtgtatttttctgctgcaggatgACAGTTTAACAAAGGGGAGGTTGAATACTTACGTTGTGAGTGCCAGCATTGAGAATGCATCAGTTCAGAACCTTAATGAGCCTGTGACAATTACTCTTCAGCACATAGACCAAAATACGGTAGGATGTGTTCATTTCATCAGAGATGTGTTGAAGTACAGCCTGTTTCACTTAGCCTGACAATAAACCAGCAACAGCATAAATAagattaaaacattttcctgtctgACCTCTCGAAGACATATCAACCAAAACATTGACAGACCACACAGATCTCAGTGTTTAATTCCTGCAGGTTAGAAAAGCTTGGGCCTCCACTCTAAATCCGTGCTTAGCAGCaaagttcattttctttgtttccttgttttgatctggacaattttttttcaaggaatagtttatttgcttaaaaatggCAGGTTTTGGATGTGAGTGAAATGATTTGTAGTTGCTCCAAACTCAGCAAATTGTTTTAGTCACCAAAAGAGGtagatttcaaaaaaaaaatcaaaacattgcacagatgttttcaaaactcctttgctttgttttgtttcaaagttatgtttcaaaactaaaatctaccttaaattatttttaaatgggcATGGGTCAATGCTGTCCACGGAGTGCCACCTTAGCATTTTTGTGCTGCCAGTATTTATGGTCCAGCCTCCACACCAATATATTTCAAATCTTGGGCAGAACAAAATTATTCACTGAGATGAATTTAATTAAAGTTCAAGTTAATGAGGGcttgaaaatgctgcttttatggGAACATGCTCTTTCCATGCAGTTCTAGCAAATAATATATACCCAGAAATTTCTTCTAGATTGCCCCTCTCTTCTGTCATTTTTACTCCACCAGACCATCTGGCACCtctcagatttttctccttgacCTTTTAAGAATAtcctaattaaatatttaatgagaTATCATCCTAACCTACATCTTTGACTCTCTGCCTAATTATATTTGACAGTCTACAGATAACATATCTTAACAGCTTATCTGTTAGGGTGGCTTTCTGTAAACTCTGCACTTTATTAAACTTCATTAgtaatacaataataataaaagaagatGAATCTATGCCTTGGGAAAGTTTGCTGCAGCATTATGAGTAATAAACTACAATGCCCCCAAGAGAAAACACTGCATTGAATACTTACTTAAATCTGTTCATCTCTTAGGTGTCTTCCCTGCCTGGTTTCAGAGATGCAGAGGAAACACTGAAATTGTAAAATAAAGGTTGTCTTGTGTTGAGAATTGTAGGGTTTTTTACTGTATAAAATCTCAGGTTGTTATTCTAGGT
The genomic region above belongs to Falco peregrinus isolate bFalPer1 chromosome 13, bFalPer1.pri, whole genome shotgun sequence and contains:
- the LOC129785592 gene encoding adhesion G-protein coupled receptor G4-like — its product is MEELEIIASKISDITRLADMSMTLAETILSILNYILLQEKDQNIRKMTNSILKTTEEIGYKVTYTERQASVITTSLALLVMHPDPSVFGGLAFGVTSYNRGMDLKISVQENPFKKAMASVFLPKSLKKFLGIEHADPDKHSKIQFKFFGTTSLFVVTTTPNEC